In the Zingiber officinale cultivar Zhangliang chromosome 5A, Zo_v1.1, whole genome shotgun sequence genome, TCTTCTAGATTGGCTTCTATCAACATTGTCAAAGGAAGTCTTTGGTCAAGTCATTGGCCCCCCTTGCACCACCTCAAGGCCCTTATTGATATCGTTGAAGAAAATGGTAGCCTCACAATCTAATGCATGCCACATGCATCTTTGGCTTCAACTACATACAGTGAAAAAGGGCGGGCTATTCATGACCAAATATTTACAAAAGGTAAAATCCATCTCGAATGATCTCATTGGACTAGACATTGGCTTCTAGAGGTCGATTTGGTGCTTTACATCCTTGGCGGACTCAGATCTGAGTATGAATCTATGGTAGTTACTATAATAGCCAAAAGTGAAGGAGTAAGTATAGAAGAGTTAACCGACATGCTATTTACTCATGAGCAACATCTGAAGCGTCTATATGCCATCGAACCATCTCCCATGACAtattttgttggggttgcaaggttgcaaacataatttcatattgaaaatacatggaaaaaatcatttgtttataagaaaaagatattttcattagcatgatgccttttgggtagagcccaagagcaaaatcatgagggcttaggtccaaaatggacaatatcatactattatggagatatctaaattcttttcgatccttcaattggtatcaaagcgagatCACTCTTCCCCTGGACTAACCACCGAAAGAAGCATGAGCTAGAACTATGATCCAAGATCGAatcatgtgggtgaaaccttgaacgaagtaggggaggcactgagcaggtcaagagtaacCTGATACTTGAAGGGAGACCCTTGGCCTTACTATAAGGGACCCTCTGTTGGACGCCCCCTTCTTCAAACCCTTCAAGGGCTCCCAACTCTTACGGGTCACCCGACTAGTATCAAGCCCAATATCCAAAGAGCTTAAGCCTAGCTCCTTTTATATCTGCACATGGATTCTCGACCCATAATCAGTAATGCGGGGGCGTTCATACCATGGAGGTCGGCATAATGGAAATAGGTGATGACAAGGCGAGGGTCCTACACACACTCAGACAAACcgtcctcacgttagagaccaagtactagggaaaaagtctccgggtcaggccctccgacgctcaagtcaagtactttttccccagaatcaCAGTGAAAAGACGAATGCGTAAAGacaagtgagcgtacctgcgtcgGAAAAACCATCCTTTTTATATGGCAGTGGGTACTTCTAGAGTCTGacaagtgtcagggaatgtcgagtgtcagaatttgtctggcggtgaatgacacatgaCATCTTCCTATAGGCTTGAGCAGGGATCGGGGGCGACGGAccctagaccgttagcatattccctgacatgcgaTGATTATTCCCTGATACGTTGTTACGATTCCTTAGCTTGATTGTCGTATAGTGCGTGTCCACCCAGGTCTATCACTCTTGGACGGTCTGTCACCCCTGGATTAAGTCTCTCGTACCTGCCATTCTTGACCTGTGAGCACAGACCTGCATTCCCTGTCCTTCCCTTGCTTATGTTTGTCACCTCATGAATACAGATCTGTATGTCCCAAGTCGCACGTCCGACTCGCCTATCATGTTCTACGTGTCTCATCCTGTAAATCCTGATATGTAAATCTTAGTATGCTTGCCCTAAACTGTGCGCCCTGGTCCGAGTAGTCCATTCCGCTTGTCTTATCCTGTATCCTGTAAGTTTTGACCCGTAAGTCTTAATATCCTGTATCGTCTTATCCTGTATCCCGAACGTCCTGACCTGTAAGCCATAATATCCTGTATCCTGTCCCGTATGTCTTATTCGAAAATCCTGACCTATAAGCCTTAGTTCGCGTAACTTGACCTGTACGTCTTGGGCCGTTTATCTTACTCTGCCAATCTTATCCCGTAAGTCCTGTCCTGTAAGCCTCAGTCTGCGTATCCTGACTTGTACGTCCGAGCtcgtatatcccgacctgtacgttctTACTCAATACTCGTCCCGATAAgaattgagattttttttctcCCGATCCCGTACCCGAAGAGTGTCGGGACCCGAATGTTCGGGATCCAGAATATTCAGGATCGGGTAGGGACCCATAAGAATAtcccaaaaaatatttttttaaaaaaaaatctatggagactcaaacaattttttagtacaatacaaataaattaaaatgatttcGTGGTACATAaccattaaaaactaaaatatcttccacatcataaatatattaaaactaataaaaaaactaaaactaCTACTTAGTTTATACTTTATACCTAATACaagaaaatcaaaaaataaaagttaTCATGTCAATCATTATATCAACAATGAATTGATGATATGGTGACTTTAGTCTTTAGAAATACTCGGATTCAACCTAAAAGATAACAAAAATtattctttatatcattttatcAATTTTCATATGCTAAAATAAATTAACTGACTATCTTCTTCACACATTGCCAATAAATTATTTAGaaacaaaattatgatgaagtaTGAGAAAAATGGAGAGACAAAAATATAAACATAATGGTTAGatgcttaaaatataaaaaaatataaaaataatatttttaatataaaaaataatattataatataatcggGTCGGGACAAGATTTCCGTTGGGAGAAAAAAAATTTCCTGATAGTGATCAGGACGGGAAAAATCCTGAACCTTCGGGTCGGGAAAATGTCAGTTCAGGATATTTTTGGATCGGAAATGGGATGAGATTCAGGAAGGGTCGAGATTTCAGGGAGTTTTTTCAACCCTAAGTAAGAGTGCTTTTTTATTTTTCTgccaatatatataatattaaagaAGGAATGTTACTTATTTTCATtgcaaataaaataataaaaataataatttattcaaatttttttatcaGTAATTTATAgagattatataattttttagtatttatttttaatttaattaaaatattaattgagTAAGAGAGAGTGGAATAACGTAATGACGAAAATATCATTGTCTTGCTGCTCGTGAGTCGTGAAGGCTGTCCTTTATGCCCTCAGCGGCTGGATCAGTTGGTAAGTGGCTGGGATGTTGTACCGTGAAGGCTGTCCTTTATGAAAGCAGATTCCATCCTCCGAAGTAAACAACCTCCAACTACGGACTTGCCTTCCGGCGATAATCAAAATGAATAGTGAAAGCGACGCCTTCATTGCGCCGGCCGATCATTTGTGGAATTCGATCGGAACGAGCAGCCTTTGGCGGTGGCGACGATGGCGAGTGGATGACTTGATCATCTAGTTTTCATCTGCCTTCGCACTTCCATAGAACGATCGTTTTTTCCTTCTCTCCGCCGAGTCCCAAACCCTAGATCCGTTTCTCCCCCTTTCGCCGCTTCTCGATTATCTACTACGCCGGGCACAACGAGCCCCCGCTGATTCAGGTTAGTTTTCTGTTGTTTTTTTCTTCTGTTTAATTTGATACTGTTCATTCGATGGGTTATTCACTTACTCTGGTTATTCGCATTTATATGTGCAATTTCATTGAGAATTATATTACTTCTTGCCTTGATTAAAATCTTCCAAGGATTTTTTCTTGTCAACTATTGTATGGGGttgggcttttccttttcttcccaTTAATTTGGTTCTACCTTCAGTTTCTTTATTCCTTTCAACATCAAGTAGTTTAGTCTTCATGTGAATCAACTCAAAGTATGTTTGGGAAATAACATGGCGGAAGTGTTCATGAAGTAATATTCTACCTCAATGCTACATGTACTCAGGGAAGTAAACTTGCTAACTtcctttttttaaataatattttagaatCAAAATGGAAGGATCTGGTAGAGGTAGCAGTGCTGATGTTGTCTTGCAAAATTATAAGCTAGGAAAGACTCTTGGAATCGGGACATTTGGCAAGTTTAAAATTGCAGAGCATTTGTCGACGGGCCACAAGGTTGCTATCAAGATCCTCAACCGTCATAAAATAAAGAGCATGGAAATGGAAGAAAAAGGCATGTCTAGATCTTTCTCCATCTTGAATATATTCATTGCATTACTTGATAAAAATATCAGTAACCATTTTTCTATCACCTTGATTTACATTTCAGAAAGTTTGAGGATTAACATTGATTGAATATGAcgatatttttttattcaaaaaatacaaataattttATATCTTCTATGTTTCAGAGCCCTATTGTATGACCGTGTGATGTTAATAGAAAGTTCATCTAATAACCGGTTTGATTAGAATTGTGGTACCTCATATCTATTGAGGAAATGCTAATTAGATAAGAACAAAATCTACTTTGCATTGGACAATTTTACTTGTGAACTTGGAAGCTTTTCCCCATCTTTCTTCTTTATATGCTATTCTGCACTTGCAAACAACCTATATAGAAGGATCTAATAGTCATTAATTCTGCAATTTGCAAATACACAAAAATTTCAGAGCTCTTGATTAACAAGGAAATTAGCTTAGGataataaattttaaactaaaaacatGCCTAAAATTTGTCTGAGATTGAGAAGTATTGTTGTTATAATACTCTTGATGCAATTAAAATAGATTATGTTAAAATAAGTCTGGGCAtggacttttttttttaaatctctttTTTACTTAAGtacttttatttatgatatcCTTGAATGGGGTCTAAAGCAATTTCTTCTTGATAAAGATTAACAAGTAAAAATGAACCATTCAAATATATCAAACGATTTATAAATTTTAGCATACTTCAAACTTACAACTAATTTTAGTTTTTCTCTTTTCCTGCCTCTTTGAAACTGAGACTATTTTGCTAGTCTTATGTAATCATATATTGTAAGATCTTAAAAGGATGACTCTTCTTTTTGGTTTCATCATTCAATCAATGATTAAACATCTTCTAATTTAAAGATTTTCTTCTCTATAGTGAGATTGGTGATTAGTTGTGCAACATTGTCCTCTAATACATATCAATCATCCAATATCCCAGCATGCCCATTGCATTGACCATGTCATGTGATGTTTCGAGCAAATCTCAGACATTTTTAAGTTTATGTGTGATGCCCCACTGCCCTCTTATGTTTTCTGTCTGATTGATATATTTAGATGACATGATTTTGCATTGCAGTGAGACGagaaatcaaaattttaagaCTATTTATGCATCCTCATATTATACGTCTTTACGAGGTGATTGAGACACATTCAGACATTTATGTTGTCATGGAGTATGTTAAGTCGGGCGAGCTATTTGATTATATTGTTGAAAAGGGGAGGTTACAAGAGGATGAAGCTCGTTGCTTCTTCCAACAGGTACTTGAGAATTCTTTCTTTCTCACACCTCATCCATAGATATATctgaaaatcagagttctgacATTTTATTACCTAATGGGAATTCTGTAGATTTTTCTGGTTTGGTTCGTGTTTAGGTCATGCATACTCAATGGTCAGAAAATCCTGTTTCATCCAAATGCTTCCAAGAACTATTTTCCCTTTAATTATTTTCTGTTCAGTGTGTCTTTGGGTAGAGAGATTCATCCATATTTTGTATTGTTTTATGTGCCTTGTTGAGATTGATATCACCTATAGAACATATACTGACATGTCTGACTTTCTTCCTTTCATTTTGGTTAAAAACCAATGTCATCACCAAATAGATTATATCTGGCGTGGAGTACTGCCATAGAAACATGGTAGTTCATCGGGACCTAAAACCAGAGAACTTGTTGTTGGATTCAAAGTGCAATGTTAAAATTGCCGACTTTGGCTTAAGTAATGTCATGCGTGATGGTCATTTTCTGAAGACGAGCTGTGGGAGCCCAAATTATGCTGCTCCTGAGGTATTTAGAAATTCCTCTTTGTTAGTCTCTTGTTTTCCGTTTTACTTGGACTTTTACTGTGATGCTGAGTTAATTCGTTTTAGGTTATCACTGGAAAATTTTATGCTGGACCTGAGGTAGATGTGTGGAGTTGTGGTGTCATTCTTTACGCTCTTCTTTGTGGTACCCTTCCCTTCGACGATGAGAATATACCAAACTTGTTTAAGAAAATAAAGGCAAGAAATCTTCTAACTCATTTTTTTTGTGTTCTGGTTCCGCAAGCATAGCATATTGATGGATTCACCGTTGTCGATAATCCAGGGGGGGCTATATACTCTTCCTAGTCATTTGTCTGCTCTTGCTCGGGATTTGATTCCTAAAATGCTGGTGGTCGATCCTATGAAGAGAATAACTATTGGCCAAATTCGTgaacaagcatggttcaaaattCGTCTTCCTCGCTATCTGTCT is a window encoding:
- the LOC121982448 gene encoding SNF1-related protein kinase catalytic subunit alpha KIN10-like isoform X1 — its product is MEGSGRGSSADVVLQNYKLGKTLGIGTFGKFKIAEHLSTGHKVAIKILNRHKIKSMEMEEKVRREIKILRLFMHPHIIRLYEVIETHSDIYVVMEYVKSGELFDYIVEKGRLQEDEARCFFQQIISGVEYCHRNMVVHRDLKPENLLLDSKCNVKIADFGLSNVMRDGHFLKTSCGSPNYAAPEVITGKFYAGPEVDVWSCGVILYALLCGTLPFDDENIPNLFKKIKGGLYTLPSHLSALARDLIPKMLVVDPMKRITIGQIREQAWFKIRLPRYLSVPPPDTSQQAKKIDEDILLEVTKMGFDKDQLIESLHNRIQNEATVSYYLLVDNRFRATTSGYLGGDFQETMEYLHTSSSDIAIPNRLPSFPQTERKWTLRLQTRAHREIMTEVLKALRDLNVSWKKNGHYNIKCRYLTGRADGEGNDETDGAGSITTAVKFEMQVNPITAILSLQEDQPRVLTCFAALQDQRREVPPGFAESERSSASIS
- the LOC121982448 gene encoding SNF1-related protein kinase catalytic subunit alpha KIN10-like isoform X2 codes for the protein MEGSGRGSSADVVLQNYKLGKTLGIGTFGKFKIAEHLSTGHKVAIKILNRHKIKSMEMEEKVRREIKILRLFMHPHIIRLYEVIETHSDIYVVMEYVKSGELFDYIVEKGRLQEDEARCFFQQIISGVEYCHRNMVVHRDLKPENLLLDSKCNVKIADFGLSNVMRDGHFLKTSCGSPNYAAPEVITGKFYAGPEVDVWSCGVILYALLCGTLPFDDENIPNLFKKIKGGLYTLPSHLSALARDLIPKMLVVDPMKRITIGQIREQAWFKIRLPRYLSVPPPDTSQQAKKIDEDILLEVTKMGFDKDQLIESLHNRIQNEATVSYYLLVDNRFRATTSGYLGGDFQETMEYLHTSSSDIAIPNRLPSFPQTERKWTLRLQTRAHREIMTEVLKALRDLNVSWKKNGHYNIKCRYLTGRADGEGNDETDGAGSITTAVKFEMQLYKTREEKYLLDLQRVSGPQLQFLDLCAAFLAQLRVL